The DNA segment ctaggaagtgcttctcctaggggtgaaacttcaatgactcaaactaggaagtgcatctcctatgaatgaacttaaatgatccaaaactaggaagtgcgtctcctaggggtaaaatctcaatttaggaagtgtgtttcctaaaacaaaatataacctgtaagacccagactaggaagtgcgtctcttacgTGTGATACTtcaatgaaccaaactaggaagtacgtctcctagggctgaacttaaatgacccaaattaggaagtgcgtctcctaggaatgaacttaaatgacccaaactaggaagtgcgtctcctatgggtaaaatctcaatttaggaagtgcgtctcctaaaacaaaatataaattgAAAACCCGgaataggaagtgcgtctcctaacggGTAAAACTTGAATGACTccaactaggaagtgtgtctcctaggaatgaacttaaatgacccagaactaggaagtgcgtctcctaggggtaaaatctcaatttaggaagtgcatctcctaaaacaaaatataacttgaaagacccagactaggaagtgcgtctcctaggggtggaacttcattgactcaaactaggaagtgcgtctcctagagatgaacttaaatgaaccaaataggaagtgcgtctcctagtggtaaaatctcaatttaggaagtgcgtttcctaaaacaaaaatataacttgaaagacccagactaggaagtgcttctcctaggggtgaaacttaaatgacccaaactaggaagtgcgtctcctaggggtggaacctcaatttaagaagtgcgtctcctaaaacaaaagtATAACCttaaagacccagactaggaagtgcttctcctaggggtgatgtgtgatcttctcaatagcctttgcgtaagcagaattggggcattacacctgaaaaattcaagcttccaagcattgatatgaacatagctttCATCCCTGTTTTAGACAaaaaaaacttgtgagtttaaacatggtggttggtttgtggccttgactttgagggcgattgctccttcacttgccacgataaccttgatttcaacttgaaagaccttgcttgtttattgactaaccactttctctgtcaccctaatcacaaaaatacctCTGATTCATTCAAActcaataccctctatctgttgcattgtgctcatgaattgacatatattgaacctttgtatttcagatgaatcccaaaacacgttgattgttaccaactcagtgcgcatactgttatttcctgacttatgccactttgatgtgctagtcAGATTCCATTTTGttcaattggaaagctggtagcaaattttgaagtcatttctcacttgttctgaccaaacaaactcaagaaaaggaagtaaatgatgataggctataattgtgtattttagtcacttattacactctaattttctacactttaattgagtttgagctttaatcgctagtgtttgcactaaatatgtgttttatgccttgtaggagtgattccgatctatgtaggcattatggaatgaattcaagtgatttggagctttgaagtctgagtaaaatcccaaggaattaagccgggatcctgttcggggatcaacggatgcaAGTTAAGAAgaaaacgaagaatcgagcgggcatacggcgcattgtctagtaaaatgcacataacttttctCTCAGAACtctatttgggctccacaatatatcgttggaaatttatttaaaagggctacaactttcctGTTTTGCATTTTCGCAAATTTTGAATATCGCGCCGCATGGGACGCCGCAGGGTGCGGCGCGCCTGTACAAAATTTACAGAGCCAAAGTCCTATTTCGTGCGGGAGAAGGTGTTTTCGTTTGGGactgaccctacttggtataaatacatataaaaatgctattttgaggacttttgacacatcttagaCCGAGAGACGccactttggaggaaaatacacacaagaaACATCCGGGAGCATGAACATCTCAGATTTCCTCATATtttctagtattttcaattatttaaaacttatgcaattgtttgctagtattatgagtggctaaaaaccTATGGTTTTAGGGTCAtgggtgaaacatgaatgttgttgtttgaggtttaatttaacgaagttgattttatcatattggATTGTTTATTTAATTATGTTCTTAATTgttttgctgagtagctaacagtgagATACTATCTACGTATttagagttgaactcgaaagtgggaactctagattgcatataaaattaaatagagcaagttcttgaacctgggcatcggggaacAAATTCAcaattaggatagacatatacctaattgccttgcttggttgaaatacaggaattataaattcattcttgttaatcttaattccatagacatataagcattaagttaacttgaataggcgagtaaggactcgacagattcttatgagtaatatcaaccctatcaatcaacaatccagataaattaattagttaTCTGAAGCCAAGAACACAACATGATTGTTAGTTAACCCGTGACCCTGGAATATTCTCTCCTACCGATTGTTACTCGAAATTGTTATTTGTTCGGTTGATCTCTAGTTAATTCATTGCTTGATAGTTTTAGGTAGTAAATTAGTTACTTCTATATTTTGTGAAACATCTCTTGAATCGATAAGTTAACTGGGTTTGAATCAgtcaatagttaatcacaagtcttcgtgggaacgatactctactcactactttATTACTTGATGATCATGTGTCTTTGCGTGAGtatttttggtcgcaacaagtttttggtgccgttgccggggacttagaaattagctacttgactgaattgagcttttattagttatttattcaagttttaattttcagTTTACCTTGTTTGTGTTAACACGGGCTCTTCTCTagaatgcggaggagtagaagctCAAACAATCTCCTTCttcttgatcctgaaattgaacaAACACCTCACAGAGTGAGGAGAGAGGTCGAAGCTAGAACGAGAATAGAAGGAGAGTTGGACATCGTAGTTCAACCACAACCGATAGACATGGCAGGTAACGAAGTGCGTGCGATGATTGAAGCCGCAAGGCCCAgtcttgctaatatgactcaggctattgtgaagcctgatatcACAGGGCATTTTGAACTCCAACAATACATGGTGCAGCTGATTCAGTCCACATGGCAATATGTGtttctatctcatgaagacccgcaaaggcacattcagaatttctTGGAAATTATGGACACTTACAATTATCCGAACGTTTtcaaggactatgtcaggctgacACTTTTCCCCTTTTCACTACTTGGGGAAGCTAAGGAATGGTTGCAGAAGGAGCCCGCGAACTCAATccgcacttgggatgatctagcaaggaaattcttaatcaagtttttccccactaagAAGACAAAGTCATTGAggagtcagattcttgggtttGAACAACGGGATGGCGAGACATTTCGTCAAGcatgggaaagatacaagaagcTACTCAGAGACTGCCCACATCATTGTCAGACTGATGAGGTATTGGGTCACACTTTTGTTGATGGGCTAGATGATGcatcaaagatgaatcttgattcaacTTGTGGGGGTAGTTGCATGGCTAGACCGTACAGTGAAATCGAACTCTTGCTAAATaacttcactgctaatgatcataattggcaaggtgatGGTGATTCACGAAGGGCAATTAAATAGAAATCAGCCGGGTTGATTGAGCTTGATGACTTTTCAACCATGAGAGCCGATATGGTAAAATTGGCAAATCAGATGAATAGAATGACAATGCAGCAAACACAACCGATGCAACATTTACAACTAATGTCTATTTGCTGCGAACTATGTGGCGACAATCATATGAGTGACATGTGCCCCACGAATCCTGAATCCATATACTATGTGGGGCAGCAGAGCAGAGGTCCAATGAATCAGCATGcccaatatgggaacacttacaatccAAATTGGAAGAATCATCCCAAGTTCTCATGGGGTGAAAATCAGCCGAATCAGAATCAttatagaccccaaggaaatttcaATCAACCTCAGAAGCCACCCCAACAAATGGAAGAGAGTACAAATGATTTGCTAAAGAAGTTATTACTTGACAATCAACAACTCAGGACCGATTTCAGAAATCTTGAGAGGCAAATGGGGCAGTTAGcgacaaatcaaaatactagACCTACAGGCGCTCTCCCCAGTGATACAGAGAAGAACCCTCAAGTGAATGCAGTTATACTCAGAAATGGGAGGGAACTAGAGGAAGtgccaaagaagagaaaaaacaAGCCCATACCTGAGGGGGAGTTGATTCCTAAGGCGACACATGAATCAAAGAAAAAGGATGCAACTCTAGAGCCAGTGGAGACTgcaaggccaccaccacctttcccccagagattgcagaaaaagaatgatgatcgcatgttcaGCAAATTTCTCCCTATGTTGAGCCAGGTTCAATTAAATATTCCGCTGGTGGATGTACTTCATGAAATTCCAAAGTATgctaagtacataaaagatatagtGGCTCACAAAAGAAGATTGACTAAATTTGagacagttgcacttactgaggagtgcacttTAAGGGTTCAAAACAAGCTCCCTCAAAAGCTTAAAGATCCTGGCAGCTTCACCATCCCGGTGCGaattggtaatattgatgtgggtCGTGCTCTTTGCGATTTGGGGGCAAGCATAAATCTGATGCCCTTATCCTTGTTCAAACAATTGGGTCTGGGAGCTCCAAGACCAACTACTGTGATATTACAGCTGGCTGATAGGTCGATAGCACACCCTGAgggggtgattgaagatgtgttgcTGCAAATTGGGAAATTTATCTTCCCTACGGACTTCATTATCCTAGATTATGAGGATGATGAactggttccaatcatattggggcgACCTCTCTTGGCTACTGGTGATGCAATTATTAAAGTGAGAGAGGGAAAAATGATTTTGGGTGGATGACGAGGAAGCAGTCTTTAATGTTTACAAATCAATCTAACTTCCCTGCCACTATGAGGAGCTCTCAATGATATCTGTTGTGGAGGTGGATGAGAAAATTCTTGACACGAGTGTATATCTAGACGATTATCTAGGGAAAACACTTATGTTGTTCGATAGCTTAGAGATTGatgatgaggttgaggagatgatgcATATCCTAGATGCATCTTGTGCTTACATGCAGGGGATACACCCCTTTGAGCCCCTGAATAGGCCAAatgggcctcctccaaagccGTCAATTGAAGAGGCTCCAAAATTGAAGCTAAAACCCCTGCCTCCTCACCTTCAATATGCTTATTTGGTTGATTCTGACACTTTACCTGTTATTGTTTCTTCTGACTTGTCTAAATTGCAAGAAGAGAAGCTGCTGAGAGTGCTACGTGAGCACAAACAAGCACTTGTGTGGACAATGTCTGACATTAAGGGCattagtccagctttttgcatgcataaaatcctcatggaggacaGACACAAGCCAAGTATAGAGCAACAATGCCGACTAAATCCAATCATGAAAGatgtggtaagaaaagaagtgattaagtggcttgatgcaggtattgtatttccaatctcggatagcaaatgggtaagccTCGTTCAATGTGTACCTAAGAAAGGGGGTATGACTGTAGTGGTTAATGAAAATAATGACTTAATCCCACAAGAACTGTCATtgggtggaggatttgcatagattatagaaaattgaacaaTGCCACCTGAAAGGACCACTTCCCCCTCccctttattgatcaaatgcttgatagattagctggcCATGAATACTATTGTTTCTTAGATGGTTATtcggggtataatcagattgCTATAGCCCCATAGGACCAAGATAAAACCACATTTACGTGTTCGTATGGCACATATGCGTTCAAGAGATTGCCCTTTGGTCTCtgtaatgcacctgcgacttttcaatgGTGTATGATGACTATTTTTACTGACATGGTTGAAATATTTGtagaagtgttcatggatgatttttccGTGTTTGGGTGCTCTTTTGATAAttgtttaatgaatcttgataaAGTGTTTGCTAGATGCGAAGAGACGAACCTGGTGCtaaattgggaaaagtgccatttcatggtacgtgaAGGTATAGTCTTGGGGAATAAGGTGTCCAAAAATGGTTTGCAGGTGGACAAAGCGAAGGTGGAGGCAATTGAAAAATTGCCCCCCGACATCAGTCaaaggcattcgcagtttcttgggccatgcaggtttttatcATCGTTTCATTgaagattttttgaaaattgcttctcctttgtgcaggcttcttgagaaaaATGTTcctttcaagtttgatgatgcctGTCTGAAAGCATTTGAGGAGCTGAAGGGAAGGTTAGTGACTGCACCAATTATCATTGCTTCGGAttgggagcaaccatttgagtTGATGTGCGATGCGAGTGACATAGCTATTGGAGCTGTTTTAGGGCAAAGGAGAAATAAAATCTTTCACTCCATTTACTATACGAGCAAAACTCTGAATCCAGCCCAGATGAACTACACAATTACAGAAAAAGCGGTCCTTGCAATGGTGTGGGCGTTTGATAAGTTCAAATCCTATCTAGTGGGGACCAAAGTCATCGTCTACACAGATCATTCAGCTATCAGATACTTGTTTGAAAAGAAATATGCCAAGCCGAAACTGATTCGTTGGGTCCTCCTCTTGCAAGAGTTTGACTTAGAGATCCGAGATCGAAAAGGGACAGAGAATCAAGTGGCCGATCACTTGTCTAGATTAGAAAATCGGAGCCATGTAGCTGAACGAgggtcaatcaaagaaacatttccTTATGAGCAGTTATTGGCAATTACCTCAAGCGAAGCTCCGTGGTAAGCATATTATGTGAATTttattgcaagtggggtgacacAACCCGATTTGACACCCGATAATAGAAGAAGGTTCCTACACGATGTGAGGCTCTACATGTGGGATGAGCCATTCTTATACAGCTATGCGCAGATCAGTTGGTGCGAAGTTGTGTTCCTGAGGAAGAaatgaatgcaatattgcatgactgtcaCGCTTCGCCATACGGAGGACATCACGGTGGGGATAGAACCGCCCAGAAAGTTCTACAATCAGGTTTCTATTGGCCAAATTTTTTTGAGAATGCCTATGCCTTTGTTAAAAAGTGTGACAGTTGCCAAAGAACCGAAACAATcacgaagaagcacgagatgcctcTGCAGAATATTCTGGTAGTGGagctttttgatgtttgggggattgatttcatgggaccgTTCCCATACTCTAATGGTCACAGGTACATTTTGGTGGCGGTCGACTATGTTTCTAAGTGGGTGAAGGCCATTGCTCTTCCCACTAATGATTCAAAGGTTGTGGTAAACTTTGTAAAGAAGCACATCTTCACACACTTTGGAACTCCTAGAGTGTTGATAAGCGACGGAGGAACTCACTTCTGCAACAAATTGCTGAAAAATGTTCTTGCAAAGTATGGAGTTAAGCACAAGGTTTCCACTGCCTATCACCCCCAAacgagtggtcaagtggaagtttcAAACAGAGAGGTAAAGTAGATTCTGGAGAAAAcagtaagtagaaatagaaaagACTGGGCCGGGAAGCTAGACGACGcattatgggcatatcgaactgcatacaagactcccATAGGTACTTCTCCGTATAAATTAGTTTATGGGAATCAGAAGAtgttaagatacagactcgacctatgaatacattatggttttgaaaattggtgcccgcggggcatcgttcggcctcgccgcggtcctaggtgtgagatccctttcaagttgctccaactcatgcatggtctgcttgacataactcatcactgccgagagaatgGTAATGCTGGGCATGTTCTCACAACGTAGACATcgtctgatgatggcgtgggcaatggtcctgatcttatctctggtttgtttcttttctatgagcaggcGTTTCATTTGATCACTGCACGTTTTTAAAACCTGAGAATCTTGTATATGCCGATTCTTCAGTTGTCGcacttctgtcttcatttgggccaaaaggtcgtaacagtatctgctctcaaattggaaatcctcggcctgtttagc comes from the Nicotiana sylvestris chromosome 4, ASM39365v2, whole genome shotgun sequence genome and includes:
- the LOC104215430 gene encoding uncharacterized protein; the protein is MVKLANQMNRMTMQQTQPMQHLQLMSICCELCGDNHMSDMCPTNPESIYYVGQQSRGPMNQHAQYGNTYNPNWKNHPKFSWGENQPNQNHYRPQGNFNQPQKPPQQMEESTNDLLKKLLLDNQQLRTDFRNLERQMGQLATNQNTRPTGALPSDTEKNPQVNAVILRNGRELEEVPKKRKNKPIPEGELIPKATHESKKKDATLEPVETARPPPPFPQRLQKKNDDRMFSKFLPMLSQVQLNIPLVDVLHEIPKYAKYIKDIVAHKRRLTKFETVALTEECTLRVQNKLPQKLKDPGSFTIPVRIGNIDVGRALCDLGASINLMPLSLFKQLGLGAPRPTTVILQLADRSIAHPEGVIEDVLLQIGKFIFPTDFIILDYEDDELVPIILGRPLLATGDAIIKVREGKMILGG